The sequence GGTGCCCAAGGCGGCCTGCCCCCGGGGACGGACGGAAACGTTGGCGTCGCAGCGCAGCTCCCCCTTCTCCATGTCGGCATGACTGACGCCGGTATATTGCAAGGTCTGCTTGAGGCGCGTCAGATAGCGGTGGGCCTCCTGGGGTGAGCGGATGTCGGGTTCACTGACGATCTCGATGAGCGGCGTGCCGCAGCGATTGAAGTCCACGTAGCTGCCGTCGGCGGAACTACCGGGCAGGCCGTGGATGGTCTTGCCGGCGTCCTCCTCCATGTGGATGCGGGTGATGCCCACCTTGCAGGTGGCGCCATCCTCCATGACAAACGACAGACTGCCCCCCTCGCAGATGGGCTCGTCGTACTGGGAAATCTGATAGCCCTTGGGCAGGTCGGGGTAGAAATAGTTCTTGCGTGCGAAGCGTGTCAGCGGCCGGATGCGGCAGCCCACCGCCAGCCCCATGCGGATGGCAAATTCCACCGCCTGTTCATTGAGCACCGGCAGGGCGCCGGGGTAGCCCAGGCAGACGGGGCAGGTGCGGGTGTTGGGGGGCGCGCCGTAGACCCGCCGGCAGCCGCAAAACATTTTGGACTCGGTGGCCAGCTGGGCGTGCACCTCCAGTCCGATGACCGGCTCCCACAACTCCAGCTGGGCCGGGGTGAGGGGGGCCGCTACTGCCATGCGTCAGGAGGCTGCATGGCGGAAGTTAAGCTTGCCGGGGCGGTCCGGGGCGCCCGCGCCCCGCCTGGCGGCCACCGCTTCCCGACGTATCGGGACAAGTTATGGCGGGGCAGGTATTACGCTCACCGACGGAAGTGGTGACCGGCTCGCCGTGGCGTCTACGCCGAGGCCCCTCCCACCCCCGGTGGTATCACCCTCACCGACGGGAGGGGTGATACCAAAGTGATACTGAAGTGATACCGAAGTGATACCAAAGTGACCCCCAGGAGGGCCAGCGGGCTGGACGAGTCCAGGAGACCTCACCCCGCTCACTTCGTGAGGCCCCTCTCCTTGAGGAGAGGGGAGGAGAAGCAAGCAGGGCCGGTTGTCAAAGAGCCGGAGGCCGCCGCCGTTGGCCACCGCCGTTGGCGGGACTAAGCGGGGCGAAGGAAGGTAACGGGAGGCCGGCGCTCAAGGAAGGACGAGGATTGACGCGGGTGAGAGGGCCGGGCCACTGCTTCCCGATGGATGGGGACAAGTTGCGGCCGCCGCCTACGGCGGGGCAAAGTGGGGCGATGCGGGACAAGCCAAAAAGAGCTTGGGAAGGGAGCTACTTCAGCAGCACCCCCGTATTCTGCGGGACAAGGGCCACTGCCTCCCGATGGATCGGGACAAAGGCGCTTGATGGACATGAGAAATCCTGGCAGTGACAATCTAAGAAGGTGGATGGATGAGGAACCTGCCGGCCACCAACCGATGAGTCCGGCCTCCGAAATGGTATGGTGATGGCCAAGCCGCGGCATTAGACTGATGAACTAACTACTTCAGAAGCACCTTCTGATGGCCCGCGCATGTCCCGGGCAACTGCTACTGACTCCTCTAAAACCGTCTCCATGACTCTTTTGCAGCACGTTCAACTTAGCTAAAGTGTCTCTTAGCACAATCACACGCATGATCCACAATGCTCAGACGCCGAACAATTCCGAGGCTTCACTGGCGACTTAGCCTTTCCCATCACCGGCCTGCAAAAGTGGTGTGGCTGCAGCGAAGCGAAAGCCGCGTAGCTTTTGAAAATCCCCTCGATGGCATTGTTATATTTTCATTGATTTATGAAATTACTATCAAGGTTACTCAACTTCTTCCTTGTATTAAATGATGTTCTGTTTGCCATTATTACGGATGCCAAGCCGAGATCAGGATAGACCCTCATTTCACTGTGATAACCTGCTCCACCCCCTTCTTTATAATAATATTTGACGCCGCTGATTTCCCCAACATGCCAGCCTAATGTCATCTCAATATTTTCACCTGAGTTAGTCTTTTGTTGTGAATAAAGCCCTCGCATTGCATTTTTTTCTAGTAAAGCTGAGTTTTCAGCTATTAAATCCTGCAGCACACGACTAAACGCTTTGGCAGAGCCGATGGCACCTCCAAATGCAGGGCCGTTGGCGTATACATTTCTTATATGAAGCCAGCCTCCTTCATACCCAGCCCAAACTTCTCTATCAGTTACGAAGGACTTAATTAAATTCATAAATGAGTATTTTTTCAAATACCCTTTTGCATGATTATCTTCATTATTTATCCGGAACCCAATTTCACTCGGCGTTAGACCCAACGGCTCAAAGATATTTTCGTTTATGTAGTCACTATATTCCCGATCACTTATTTTTTCGATAATTCCCCCAAGCAACCAATAGCCAATATTTGAATATCCGTATTTTCCCCCTGGTAAAGCGTCCCGCTTGGGATTAGCTGCAAGGACTTGTGAGAGAGCCTCTACTTCACTAAAACTATCATGGCTGTTTGCCAAATGAACCCATTTCAGTGGGATTGGGTTTGGAATGCCAGATGTATGGCTCAGGAGATGCCTTATAGTAATTTCGGAATTATAAGGGTGCTCTACATATTGGGATGCTTGACTATCTAACTTTATTTTCCCCCGTTGCACTAGCTGCAATACAGCAATAGCCGTCAGCGTTTTAGTCATTGAAAATGCAGCCATGGTATGAGCAAGACTTAATGGGGTTTTGTTCTTAATGTCAGCCATCCCAAAACTATGCTCGAAAACCACAGAGTTTTTATCTACAATAACGTATTGAATTCCTGGATCACTAGGCGAGGATAGCTCGGCTATCAGTTGAATTACATGTTCGTTTTTAGACACCACTTCTCCGTCTGAAGATACTGGAGAAAAACTTATCAAGGTCAGCAGCAATATTAACGATGTTTTCATTTCTATCCTCCCGGCCGTGTTGCCCATTGAAAACGTAACGGCTGCGAGTTTGCGTTGCCGTTTCACAGTTTTGACGCTACCCTGCCCCCAGAACCGCCTGGAAAACTAGGCGACGCATCAGCTCGATAAGCAAGACGGGGAGTCTGGATCGTTCGGACATAAGTTGGCGCAGTAGGCTACCCAAATATACGTGCAACGTGACGGGATAGCAAAAGCCCCCAAGGCGCCAGACAGACGGCCACGCGACCGACCGACAGCAGGATTGGTGGCGTGTCCGGCAGGTATTCGGGCGGAAGGCTATTTCAGGCCTGAAAGGCGGGCTTTTCGTGGCTCAGATCAGCCCATTATCACCGCTGGCCGGCGGGACGAGGCCGGCTGGCTAATAATGGCATGCAGCGGACGATCCCGGCCACGGGGGCCCAGGTCGGTTGGCGAGCGGGTATTTTACTGAAAGTGGTTTTGGGCTTTTTGCTCAAGCATGATCTGGGACGTGAGTTGAAACTGCAGGTCGTCCATGCTAGGCGAGTTATGGGTAGCCACGAAACAGCTCCGAGCGGATACGCTCCGGCGGAACGCCCAGGGCCTCAACCAGTTGCCCGAGCTCAAACACCAAGCTGGGTGGGCCCGCGAGGTAGTAGATGGCGTCGCCCCCGCCTGCAACCACTTCATCCAGCAAGTCCCCATCTATGCGGCCGACGCGATGATCCCAGGTTAGTTCCGGCGCAGGCTGGCTAACAGTGTAGACGATTCGGAGATTCCCGTTTGTTTGTGCCAACTCATCAAGCTGCTCCTTGTAGGCCACCTCATCCGGACTCCGATTGCCGTACACCAGGGTCAGGGGCGTAGGCAGTCCCGAGTCAGTGGCATACTCAATAATACTCTTGAACGGCGTGATCCCGATGCCACCGGTTATGAAGATCCCCGGGCGGTCGGATTCGAGGAAAAAATGCCCAATTGGGCCGCTGACGCGAATTTCGTCACCCGGTTTGAGCAAATAGAAAGCGCGCTTGAAAGGGCTCTCTGAATTGCGGATAGCGAACTCCAGGTAGTCCCTCGTCTGAGAGCTTGCGATCGACAGTATGTGCCAGTCCCGCCCCTCCTCCACATCCAGCGTAAGTTTCATGGCCTGGCTTACCTGGAAAGAAAAGCCGGCGGGCTTGGTAACCCGGATGGATCGGATCGTCGGCGTCTGATCCTTTGTTTCGAGGATCGTCACTGATTTGCTGTGCTCCCCCGGCGCGGCGGGCTTCTGCCGTAGATCATGTTGAGCCATCTGATACTCCTATCACGATAATGCTATGAACACGTGCGCTCCGTCTGGTTACAGGTCGTAAGCTTCATGGTGCTGACCTTAGCACGCTCTCAAGCGATGCTTCGCAGGGCTTGCCGGCATCAGGATCGAGCACGCTGATCAACCCTCAGCCATGCTTATCCGGATGAATACGGCCACAGCTACTCTACATCCCCAGCCTGCGACTCCTCAGGAATGATGTCCACGGATAATTTTTGGGAGCGCCGGAGGAGGGTTATGGTGGACTTTACCCCAGCCAGCTTTTCAGTCAAGAGCGGGTACAGGTCGTCAATACCGGCAACCGGTTGCCCGTCAAAACCTATGATGATGTCTCCCTCCCGCAAGCCCGCCCGGCTCGCCGGGCTATCCTGCTCACTGGTAATGACCAAAACGCCTTTTTCAGTGGACAGGCCATGCAATCGCACGATTCGTCGTGGAATGGGAACATTGTGACCCGCGATACCCAAATAGCTGCGTCGTACTCGGCCATCTTTAATGAGTTGCCCTGCTACCAGTTGAGCGGTGTTCATTCCGATAGCGAAACAAATACCCTGCGCCGGCAGAATAATGGCTGTGTTAACGCCGATGGCCTCGCCACGCGTGGAGATCAAGGGCCCGCCTGAGCTGCCGGGATTAAGAGCGGCATCGGTCTGAATAACGTTCTCTATCAGGCGTCCCGAACGGGACCGGAGCGAACGCCCCAGTGCGCTCACGACCCCCGTTGTGACTGTGCACTGGAAGCCATACGGATTACCAATCGCAATGACCAACTGTCCTACCCGAATGGATTGTGAGTTGCCCATGGGCACGGGCACCAAGTCTGGGGCAT comes from Candidatus Neomarinimicrobiota bacterium and encodes:
- a CDS encoding beta-lactamase family protein, with protein sequence MKRQRKLAAVTFSMGNTAGRIEMKTSLILLLTLISFSPVSSDGEVVSKNEHVIQLIAELSSPSDPGIQYVIVDKNSVVFEHSFGMADIKNKTPLSLAHTMAAFSMTKTLTAIAVLQLVQRGKIKLDSQASQYVEHPYNSEITIRHLLSHTSGIPNPIPLKWVHLANSHDSFSEVEALSQVLAANPKRDALPGGKYGYSNIGYWLLGGIIEKISDREYSDYINENIFEPLGLTPSEIGFRINNEDNHAKGYLKKYSFMNLIKSFVTDREVWAGYEGGWLHIRNVYANGPAFGGAIGSAKAFSRVLQDLIAENSALLEKNAMRGLYSQQKTNSGENIEMTLGWHVGEISGVKYYYKEGGGAGYHSEMRVYPDLGLASVIMANRTSFNTRKKLSNLDSNFINQ
- a CDS encoding FAD-dependent oxidoreductase produces the protein MAQHDLRQKPAAPGEHSKSVTILETKDQTPTIRSIRVTKPAGFSFQVSQAMKLTLDVEEGRDWHILSIASSQTRDYLEFAIRNSESPFKRAFYLLKPGDEIRVSGPIGHFFLESDRPGIFITGGIGITPFKSIIEYATDSGLPTPLTLVYGNRSPDEVAYKEQLDELAQTNGNLRIVYTVSQPAPELTWDHRVGRIDGDLLDEVVAGGGDAIYYLAGPPSLVFELGQLVEALGVPPERIRSELFRGYP
- a CDS encoding trypsin-like peptidase domain-containing protein, whose protein sequence is MNEVLERVSTETSGSMSESEAASDDHLLDAFSRAVIRAAEKVSPAVVKIDVLQRPGRRRMRTPLPPWGRQGSGSGFIFTPDGFILTNSHVVHGATRIEVTFPDGRQFQADLMSDDLDTDLAVIRIDAPDLVPVPMGNSQSIRVGQLVIAIGNPYGFQCTVTTGVVSALGRSLRSRSGRLIENVIQTDAALNPGSSGGPLISTRGEAIGVNTAIILPAQGICFAIGMNTAQLVAGQLIKDGRVRRSYLGIAGHNVPIPRRIVRLHGLSTEKGVLVITSEQDSPASRAGLREGDIIIGFDGQPVAGIDDLYPLLTEKLAGVKSTITLLRRSQKLSVDIIPEESQAGDVE